The Streptomyces sp. ICC1 DNA window CTCCAACTGGACGACGGCGCCGAGCACGGCGGCGGGGGAGCCGGGCCGGGAGCGCCGTGCGCAGTCGTCGGCGAAGCTCTGGGCCGCCTCCCAGCTGCCGCCCCATTTGGGGCAGAGCTGCTGGAGCAGCTGCTGCTGGCCCGCGTGGTGGTGGGGGTGGTGCTCGGCGAGCCGGTCGTAGCGGCGCCGGGTCTCGCTCTGGCCGAGTTCCAGCCCGCGCGCGGTGATCACCCGGAGGTGCCAGGCGAGGGCGTACTCCGGGTGCTCGGCGCAGACCCCGATGAGCAGGCCCTCCGCGCGCAGCAGGTGGGAACGGAAATCCGCGGCCCGGCCGGCCGCCGTGCCCGCGGCCCGGGCGCCGGTGCGGATCTCCCAGCCCGTGGTCACGAGCCGGTCGGCGTACAGGGTCCGGGCCAGGGGGTCGTGCGGCAGCTCCTCGACGGTCCGCCGCAGGAACTCCTCGCTCCCGGGCGTCGAGGCGACGACCCGGCAGGCGAGGGTGCGGTCGTCCTCGTCGGACACCGTCTCGAAGGCGGCGGCGAGGGACTCCCCGGCCAGGGTCGCCGCGCGCAGCGGCGCGAGCGCCGGGATCGCGAGAGCGGGGTCGAGGAGGGGCCGATCGTACGGCGCGGTGGCAGGCACTGATGGATCATAGGAGCGTTTCGCTCCGTTGCAACAGGGAATACCGATCTCCGTTTGGCAGAGTCTCGGATTACATATTTCCTGTTCAGGGCCTTATTCGGGGTGAAGTGGACAGAATTGCTCCACCGTTGGTTGTTGCCTTGAGGCGGAGGTCCGGGCGGCAGGCCGGCCCGCTGTCACGGGCTCGGCTGCCGGGGGCGGGGCCGGGGGCGGTGGGGCGAGGGGCCGCCTCAGTCGCCGATCTTCTTGGCGGAGCCGAATCCGGTGAACGCGCCGAGGGCCAGGAAGAGGACGCTCATGACGTCCGCCTCTTCCTTCCAGATGTCGACCAGGCCGGACACGCCGACCGTGCTCAGCACGTCGCCCAGGCCGACGCCGGCGGCACCGGCCAGCGCGAGCGCGTAGAAGAACAGCTCGCCGAGGAAGACGGAGACGACGGCGAAGACCGCGCCGACGACCGGCAGGACCGGGTTGCGGCCGCCGAGCTTGCCCGCGGCGAAACCGACGAGGGCGCCGACGCCGACCGCCGCGTAGCCGATCTCGCGCTCGATGGCGTTCATGATGCCGCCGTACGCCGCGGCCGCGGCCAGGGCGGCGACGAGCGCGGCGACGATGCCGAGACCCACGTTGCCGGTGCGCACCGCGACCGGGGCCGGGCCCGGGACCAGGAAGTCGGCACCGGACGGGGCCGGGTGGCCGAGCGGGGCCGGGGCGGCCGCGGCGTCGGTCGAGGGCGTGGCGGACTCGGGCGCGGGCGGCTGGAACTGCTGGCTCATGGAGAAATCCCCCCCAGGGATTTTGGGGCGCACGGATGCCCGCATGTGTGTACGTGTGTACGCGGGACGTATGCGCGAGATAAGTCGCCGCAGGCTAGCACCAGCCCGTGACATCCGTGGAGGGGGTTTCGGCCGCCCGGACCGGCCCTGTGGATCGGGCTACAACCGGTGCGCGGTGCCCACCGGGCTGGCACCGCGGGTGTCCAGCAGCAACTGGGCTTTCACCGCCAGGCCTTGCAGGTCGTACGTGCGGTGGTGCTGGAGCAGGATCGTCAGGTCGGCGTTGGCCGCGGCCTCGTACAGGGATTCGGCGCGGGGGACCGGCTGGTCCCTGACGCGCCATCCGCCGATGTACGGGTCGTGGTAGCTGACCAGCGCCCCGAGGTCGAGGAGCCGGCTGGCGATCTCGCGTGCCGGTGAGCCCTCCTGGTCGGCGAGGTCCGGCTTGTAGGTGACGCCCAGGAGCAGTACGCGAGCCCCGCGGGCGGACTTGCCGTGCTCGTTGAGCAGGGTGGCGCTGCGCTGGATGACGTACTGGGGCATCCGGTTGTTGATCTCCTGCGCCAGGCCGATCATGCGCAGCGGGTGGCCCGGGGTGCGGGTGGTGTGGGGGAGGTAGTTGGGGTCGAGCGGGACGCCGTGCCCGCCGACTCCGGGGCCGGGCCGGAAGGCCTGGAACCCGTACGGCTTGGTCTCGGCGCACCGGATGACGTCCCACAGGTCCACGCCGAGGTCGTGGCACAGGACCGCCATCTCGTTCATGAGGGCGATGTTGACGTGCCGGTAGTTCGTTTCGAGGAGCTGGACCGTCTCGGCCTCACGCAGGCCGCGGGCGCGTACCACCTTCTCGGTGAGGCGGGCGTAGAAGGCGTGCGCGGACTCGGTGCAGGCGGGGGTGAGGCCGCCGATGACCTTGGGGGTGTTGGAGATGCCGTGCGTGCGGTTGCCGGGGTCGAGGCGGCTGGGGGAGTAGGCGAGGTGGAAGTCCCGCCCGGCGCGCAGCCCGGAGCCCGATTCGAGGATCGGGCGCAGGTAGTCCTCGGTGACGCCCGGGTGGGCGGCCGATTCGAGGATGACGGTGGTGTGCGGGCGCAGCCGGGCGGCGAGCGTGCGGCCCGCCTCGCCGACCGCGGACAGGTCGAGTGCGCGGTCCGCGCCGAGCTGGGTGGGGGCGCAGATGACGGCGGTGCGGACCCGGCCGAGTTCGGCGGGGTTGGTGGTGACCCGGAAGCCGGCCGCCGACATGCGGCGGATCTCGGCGGCGGTGAGGGTGGAGTCCGTCGCCGGACCGCTGTCGTAGCCGACCGTCTCGATCCCGGCGGCCACGGCTGCCTGGGCGAGCGGGAGGCCGAGATGGCCGAGTCCGATGACGGCGAGATCTGCGGGCATGGGGGTGCCGTCCCTTCCCTTCCCTGACATGCATGAGGGGGCGGAGCGCGCAAGTCCTGTGGAGGAGGAGAGCTGGCGCAATGTCAGACTAGGCGTATATATGACAGATATGTCGCATTCGGGGCTGATGGCCGTCGTCGTGTTATCCACAGGCGGTGGCTGATGCGCGTGCGGCCGGTCAGAATCATGAACGGGCGATGTGAGCGGGATCACCCACGACGGGTGGGATGACCGCATAGGGCGGACGCGGCGACCCGCGTCTACGGGAGGCAGGCAGCCGTGAGTACTGGGGCAGGGACAGGGGCAGGGACGGGCGCGGGTACGGGTACGGGTACGGGTGTGGGTATGGGTATGGGTATGGGTTCGGGGAGGGGAGCTGGAGGGGGGACGACGACGCTGGGGCCGGCGCAGCGCGCCGAGGCGCTCGCCGCGATGGCCGAGCGGGAACTGGACGTGCTGGTGGTCGGCGCGGGCGTGGTGGGCGCGGGCACCGCCCTCGACGCCGTGACCAGGGGGCTCGCGACCGGACTGGTCGAGGCGAGGGACTGGGCGTCCGGCACCTCCAGCCGCTCCAGCAAGCTCATCCACGGAGGGCTCAGATATCTGGAGATGCTCGACTTCGCCCTCGTGCGGGAGGCGCTGAAGGAGCGCGGCCTGCTGCTGGGACGGCTCGCCCCGCACCTGGTGAAGCCGGTGCCGTTCCTCTACCCGCTGCAGCACAAGGGCTGGGAGCGCTTCTACGCCGGCTCCGGCGTCGCGCTGTACGACGCCATGTCGCTGTCCAGCGGCCACGGGCGCGGACTGCCGACCCATCGCCACCTCTCGCGCAAGAGGGCCCTGCGCATCGCACCGGCGCTGCGCAAGGACGCGCTGGTGGGCGCCCTGCAGTACTACGACGCCCAGATGGACGACGCGCGCTACGTGGCGACCCTGGTGCGCACGGCCGCGGCGTACGGGGCGCAGTGCGCCAACCGGGCGAGGGTGGTCGGCTTCCTGCGGGAGGGCGAGCGGGTCGTCGGCGCGCGGGTGCAGGACGTGGAGGGCGGCGGGGAGTACGAGATCCGCGCGAAGCAGATCGTGAACGCCACGGGGGTGTGGACGGACGACACCCAGGCGCTGATCGGGGAGCGGGGGCAGTTCCACGTGCGGGCGTCGAAGGGCATCCACCTCGTCGTCCCGAAGGACCGGATCCACTCCTCGACCGGGCTGATCCTGCGGACCGAGAAGTCGGTGCTGTTCGTGATCCCGTGGGGCCGGCACTGGATCGTGGGCACCACGGACACCGAGTGGGACCTGGACAAGGCGCATCCGGCGGCGTCGAGCGCCGACATCGACTACCTGCTGGAGCACGTGAACTCGGTGCTGGCGGTCCCGCTCACCAGGGACGACGTCCAAGGGGTCTATGCCGGCCTGCGGCCGCTGCTGGCCGGGGAGTCGGACGCGACGAGCAAGCTCTCGCGCGAACACACGGTGGCCCACCCGGTGCCGGGGCTGGTGGTGGTCGCCGGCGGCAAGTACACGACGTACCGGGTGATGGCCAAGGACGCGGTGGACGAGGCGGTCCACGGCCTCGACCAGCGTGTCGCGGCGTGCGTGACGGAAGACGTGCCGCTGGTGGGCGCGGAGGGGTACCGGGCCCTGTGGAACGGGCGGGCGCGGATCGCTGCGCGGACGGGGCTCCATGTGGTGCGGGTGGAACACCTCTTGAACCGGTACGGGTCGCTGACGGAGGAACTGCTGTCGCTGATCGCGGCGGACTCCTCGCTCGGGGAGCCGCTGACGGGCGCCGACGACTACCTCCGGGCCGAAGTGGTCTACGCGGCCTCGCACGAGGGGGCGCGGCACCTGGACGACGTGCTGACGCGGCGGACGCGGATCTCGATCGAGACCTTCGACCGGGGGACGCGATCGGCACGGGAATGCGCGGAGTTGATGGCTCCGGTTCTCGGCTGGGACAAGCAGCAGATCGAGAAGGAAGTGGAACACTACGAGAAGCGGGTCCAGGCCGAGCGGGAATCCCAGCGTCAGCCGGACGATCAGACGGCGGACGCCGCGCGGCTGGGGGCGCCGGACATCGTCCCGTTGTAACTCCGTCACATCGTGGGGGGAACCGCGGACCCGGGGCTCCCGTCCGTTGCGGAGTAAGGGACAATGAGGGTTCTGCCGGGGCGGGTTACCGGGCACCCCGGCCGCTGCCGGGGCAACCGGAACAGGCGGCACGATCGCAGAGGGGACGCATGTCGAAGCCGGAGCACACCGAGTCGTCGGAACCGTCTGTCGGGACGGGATCGCCGGTGCCTCCGGCGGCCACCCCCGCGGACCCGAAGCCCCCGAAGCCCGGCGCAGGTCAGGCCGCGGCCGAGGAGATACGACCGGGCGAGCCTGCGGCGGCGGAGCCCGGAAAGGCGAAGCCCGCGGCGGCGAAGCCCGAACCGCGCAAGCCCGCGCCCGCGAAGCCCGAGCCCGCGAAGCCCGAGCCCGCGAAGCCCGAGCCGCGCAAGCCTGCGGCCGCGGAGCCGACGGATGCGAAGCCCGAGCCGCGCAAGCCCGCGCCCGCGAAGCCTGCGGCTGAGGAGCCCGCGGCCGCGAAGCCCGTCGCTGCCAAGCCTGAGCTGCGCAAGCCCGCGGCGGCGAAGGCGGCTGGTGCGGCGGAGCCGCAGGATGCGAAGCCTGCGGCCGCCGAGCCCGCGCCCGCGAAGCCCGAGCCGCGCAAGCCTGCGGCCGCGGAGCCGACGGATGCGAAGCCCGAGCCGCGCAAGCCCGCGCCCGCGAAGCCTGCGGCTGAGGAGCCCGCGCCCGCGAAGCCCGTCGCTGCCAAGCCTGAGCTGCGCGAGCCCGCGGCGGCGAAGGCGGCTGGTGCGGCGGAGCCGCAGGATGCGAAGCCTGCGGCCACGGAGCCGGTGGCTGCCAAGCCTGAGCTGCGCAAGCCGGCCGTCGGGGCGGCGTCCGAGGACGCGGAGCCCCCGGCCGCGAAGGCGGAGCCGCGGGATGCCAAGCCTGCCGCCGTGAGCAAGGCCGACGAGGTGGCGGCCGCCGTCAAGGCGGCCGCGGCCAAGGCGGGCGAGGGCCCGCACGACGAGGGCCGGCTGCTCGCGGGCCGCTACCGCCTCGGCGACGTCCTCGGCAAGGGCGGCATGGGCACCGTCTGGCGCGCCGAGGACGAGACCCTCGGCCGGACCGTCGCCGTCAAGGAACTCCGCTTCGGCAGCGGCGTCGACGACGACGAGAAACGCCGCCTCATCACCCGCACCCTGCGCGAGGCCAAGGCCATCGCGCGGATCCGCAGCGGCGGAGCGGTGACCGTCTACGACGTCGTCGACGAAGACGGCCGCCCGTGGATCGTCATGGAGCTCATCGAGGGCCCCTCGCTCGCCGAGTTCGTCCGGGAGAACGGGACGCTCACCCCCCGCCGAGCCGCCGAAGTCGGCCTCGCCGTGCTCGACGTACTGCGCGCCGCACACCGGCAGGGCATCCTGCACCGCGACGTGAAGCCCTCCAACGTGCTCCTCGCCGACCACGGCAACGGCCGCGTCGTCCTCACCGACTTCGGCATCGCCCAGGTCGAGGGCGACCCCTCCGTCACCTCCACCGGCATGCTCGTCGGCGCCCCCTCCTACATCTCCCCGGAGCGCGCCCGCGGCCAGCGCCCCGGTCCGCCGGCGGACATGTGGTCGCTCGGCGGCCTGCTGTACGCCGCGGTCGAGGGAGTGCCCCCGTACGACAAGGGGTCCGCCCTCGCGACCCTCACCGCCGTGATGACCGAGCCGGTCGACCCGCCCAAGAACGCCGGTCCGCTGACCGAGGTCATCTACGGCCTCCTCGTCAAGGACCCGGCCCACCGCCTCGACGACGACCGCGCGCGGGCGATGCTCACCGCCGTGATCGACGCACCCGAGCCGCCGGCCCCCCTCGCGGTCGCGGCCGCCGAGGAGACCCGGCAGATATCGCTCGCCGAGGCGCAGGAGGCCGCGGAGAAGGCGGCCGCCGAGAAGGCCGCCAAGGCCGCCGAGAAGGCGGAGAAGAAGGAGCGCGAGCGGCGCGACCGCGAACAGCGCGAGCGGACCCGCGCGGCACTGAAGTCTGCCCGCAAGGCCGCCGCGGTCGCGGCCGCGACCCCCGCCGAGCCCCCGTCCTCGCGCCCCGCGCCCGTCGCGGCGCCGCTCACCGACGTCGTGCCCCGCCGCACCATCGCCCTCGCGATAGCCGGACTGGTCGTCGCCCTCGCGGTCATCGGCTCGCTCATCGCCTACATCGTCAGCGGCGACGACAAGAGCGGCGCGAAGGAGGAGGGCAAGGGCGGCGGCAAGGAGTCGTCCGCCGCCTCCGGCCCGTCGCCCGGGAGTTCGCCGTCCCCCTCGCCCTCGCCCAAGACCGGCGAGCAGGCCGGCACCGGCGGAGCCGGCTCGCCGAGCCCGGGCCAGAGCCCGTCCACCGGCGGCGGCACCGGCAGTACCACCGGCCAGGGGCAGGGCGCTACGCCCGGCGGCCCCGGGGGCGCGCTCCCGCCGGGGTTCTCCACGGTGACGGACCCCGGCTTCCACTTCTCGATGGCGATGCCCGACGGGTTCAAGGCGACCGGCACGGTCGGCCAGAACTCCGGTGTCATATACAGCCGGGACGGCGGCTTCCCGCGGATCCAGGTCGACTTCAACGACTCGCCGCGCGACGACGCGCGCGCCGCCTGGGCCGAGCTGGCCCCGGCGGTGGCGGGCAGCAGCACCAACTACAAGCTGCTGCGGCTCGAAGTGGTGGACTACCGGGGCTACCCGACCGTCGCGGACTGGGAGTTCGAGCGGGACCAGAAGGGCATGAGGGTCCGTGTGCTCGACCGCGGGTTCAAGATGGACGCGAAGCACGGCTACGCCATCATGATCAGCTGCGCCGCCGACCAGTGGGACGCCGACGAGTGCACGAAGATGCGCAACACGGCATTCCAGACCTTCCAGTCCCTGGGCTGAGCCGGGCCGCGCCCTTCGGATCGCGCCGGGCCGGGGCGAGCCTTGCCAGGGCCGGGACGCGGGCGCCCCGGGCGTCGTATCGTGTCAGCGGGACCAAGGGGACGGGCCCACAGCTCTCGGGGGAGGCGATGTGGAGGACTACGCGGGCCGGATCCTGGCCGACCGCTACCGCCTGCCGCTGCCCCCGTCGGACGAGTACGAGCTGATCGAGACCCGGGCCTTCGACACCCGGAGCGGGCAGGAAGTCCTCGTACGGCAGGTGCCGTTGCCGGAAGTCGTGGACGCGGAGCTGCTGGACGGCCCGCGGGGCGGCCCGGCCGCCGCCGTGGGACGGCGCGCCTCCGGTGAACTGCCCGCGGTGCGCAGGGCGATCGCGGCGGCGCAGGCGGCCGCGTCCGTGCCGGACCATCCGCGGCTGGACCAGGTCTTCGACGTGTTCGCCGAGGGCGGGTCGCTGTGGATAGTGAGCGAACTCGTGCCGGCCAGACCGCTGGCGGCGCTCATAGCCGACGAACCGCTGAGCCCGTACCGCGCGGCGGAGGTCGCGGCGGACGTGCTGACCGCGCTGCGGGTGCTGCACGCGCACGGCTGGACGCACCGGAACATCACCACGCGCACGGTACTGATCTGCGAGGACGGCCGGGTCGTGCTGACCGGGCTGGCCGCGGGGGCGGCGGAGGACGCCCTGTGCGGATACGACCCGGTCCCGCCGCGGGAGGGCGTGTGGCCCTTCGAGGGCGACGGGTACGCGGCCGCCATCACCCCGGGGGCCGCCGGAACGGGTCCTGAGGGCGGAGCGGTCGCCGGACGTGCGGCGGGGCCCGGCGGGTCCGCCGCCGCGGGCGGAGCGCTGGCCGGGTACGGAGCCGGCGCCGACTCGGGAGCCGTGACCAGGTACGCAGCCGGGCCGGACCCGACCTTCGACAGCGACAGCTACAGCCGCAGCGACAGCGGCACCGGCGCGGGACCGGCCGTTCGCGGGCCGGGATCCGGGGCCGGTGACGGGGCCGGAGCCGAGGCGGCGGCGTACGCGCCCCTCGTGGCTCCCGGATACGACACGGGGCCGCGCTACACCGACCACATCACCCCCGGGGGCTCCGGGGAACGGCCCGACCTGAAGGCCGCCGCGCGGGCCGGGGCCATCGCCGCGTACCGGGCCGGGGCGCAGGCCGCCGCGCGGATCACCGAGCAGCGCAAGGCCGGAGCGGAGCCCGGGCAGGAGGCCGCGGCGGAGCCGAGGCCCGCGGGCTCGAACCTGCCGCGGGGGTACTCGTACCCGTACGGCGGCCCGGAGGGCGGCGGGGCCTGGCACGGGGCCACCCCGCGCCGCCAGGCCCTGCCCCCGGCGGAGACCGAGGCCCTGCCCCCGGCGGAGACCGCACCCCTGCCCCCGGCGGAGACCGAGGCACGGGCCCCGCAGAGCGAGCAGCCGCCGCAGGGCGCACCGGCCCCGCCGGCCCCGCAGCGCGCACCGCAGCGCGCGGCGGCCCTGCCTCCCGTGCCGGCCCGCCCCGTGCTGCCCGCGCAGCTCGCCCTTCCCCAGGGCTACCGCCAGGCCGACGCCCCGGACACCCCGGACGGGCCCGCCACGGGCCGGTTCGGCCACGGCGACCCGCAGCGCCCCGGTACGCCCGGCCCCGCCACCCGCCCGGCGGCGGGCCCCGGCTCCGGCTACGGGCAGCCCCGGCCCGGGCAGGGCGGAACCCCGCCCCGGACCCAGCCGCAGCACGAGTCCCCGGCCCCGGCAACGGCTCCGGCAACGGCTCCGGCCGGTGGCGGATGGGGGAGCGGGCCCCGCAGCGGGCTCGATGCCGAGCGGGCGCGGCAGACGCGGATGGCCGTCGTCGGGGCCGTCACCGAGCGATGGTCGCCCGAGCAGGCGCAGGCCGTGCACGGGCCCTGGCAGCTGGCCGCTCCCGTCGGGCCCGCCACCGACCTCTGGGGGCTCGGCGCGCTGCTGTACCGGGCCGTACAGGGCCACGCCCCGTATCCCGAGGACAGCGTCGCCGAGCTCGTGGAGCTGGTCTGCGCCGAGTCCCCGGCCTTCGCCGAGGAGTGCGGCCCGCTGCGCCCGGTCGTGGAGTCGCTGCTGCGCCAGGACCCGACCGAGCGGCCCGACTTCGAGGAGCTGCGCGGCTGGCTGCGCTCCCTCGTGCGCTCCGCCCCCGAGCCCGACGGCGGCTTCGCGATGTTCCCGCTGCCGGAGCCGGATCCCGCCCGGCTGCCCGTCGTACGGCGCCGCGGCGATCTGCACGGCCGCCACCGCAGCGCCGAACACCCCCGCAAGCCGCGCTCGCTGGGGCGCTCCCTGCTGCTCGGGATACTCGCCCTGCTCGCGGGAGCCGTGGCCTACGCCATGTTCTTCATGCCGCAGTCGGCCGGTCAGGGCGGGCAGAAGGCGGCCGGGATGGGTCAGCCCAGCCACGCGCAGAGCCAGGGCCAGAGCCCCGGCCCGAGCCCGAGCCCGAAGCCGAGCGGCTCCGGCCAGGCCCCCAGCCCCTCCGTCCACGCCGGCCGCCCAGTAGATGAGGGCGGGCATGGCGGCCATGACGATGCCGATGGTCGACATCCGCCAGCGGCCGGCCATGCTGGAGCGCACTTCGAGGTCGACGAGCTGCTCGGACTCCTCGGCGCAGGACTTGGTGAGGGAGTCGGCGCGGCCCATCGTTCGGCCGAGCAGGATGCCGCTGACCGACAGGGACTCGGTGACCGTCGCGGCCATCGTGGCCAGCTGCTTCTGGCCCGGCGCGGTGATCTTCTTTCGCTCGCGGCCGACCCCGCGGGTGCAGCCGGCCCCGCGGGTGAGGGCGGGGGCGCCGGTGAGGGGCGGTGGTCTGGTCGCTCCGGCATCGCAGGTCAGCTCCCGGTCGAACGGGTGTTTACGGGCAAGGGGCAGGATATCCGGGTGAATGGTTCCCAGGGTCTCTCGCCGTCTGGGAGTCGGGGTTCCCGGGCCCGCCGGGGCCGTTGGGAAGGCTTTCCCTTCGTCGGATCGTGCGATCGAGTTTTGGGTTGCGGACAGGGACTGTCCGCAACGAGGGTTAGTTTGGCGGCATGGCCTCCAGGACGCCCCACCCCGTGCTCGACACCCGTTCGCTCAACCGTGCCACGCTCGCCCGCCAGCTGCTCCTGAACCGCGCCGAGATGTCCGCGGCCGACGCCGTCGAGCACCTGCTCGGGCTGCAGGCCCAGAACGTGAAGCCCCCGTACTTCCAGCTCCACGCCCGCCTCGCCGGCTTCCGCCCCGCCGAGCTCGCCGGGCTCATGGAGTCCCGCGAGGCCGTCCGGATCGTCACCATGAGGTCCACCATCCACACCCACACGGCCCACGACGCGCTCACCCTGCGGCCGCTCGTCCAGCCCGCCCGCGACCGCGAGGTCACCTACTTCCGCAAGGGCCTCACCGGAGTGGACCTGGACGCCCTGGCCGAGCACGCGCGGGCGTTCGTCGAGGCCGAGCCGCGCACCATGGCGGAGATCCGCGAGGAGCTGCTCACGCGGTGGCCGGACGCCGATCCGCAGTCGCTGTCCGTCGCCGCCCGCTGCCGCCTGCCGCTCGTCCAGGTGACCCCGCGCGGGGTGTGGGGCAGGAGCGGGCAGGTACGGCTCACCACCCTGCGGAAGTGGGTGGGCGACGGAGACGGCCGGGACGAGGGCGCGGCGGCCTCCGTCGACGAGGCCGTCCTGCGCTACCTCGGGGCCTTCGGGCCCGCCTCCGTCAAGGACATGCAGACCTGGGCCGGCCTCACGCGGCTGCGCGAGGCCTTCGAGCGGCTGCGGCCCCGGCTGGCCGTCTTCCA harbors:
- a CDS encoding nucleotide sugar dehydrogenase, with protein sequence MPADLAVIGLGHLGLPLAQAAVAAGIETVGYDSGPATDSTLTAAEIRRMSAAGFRVTTNPAELGRVRTAVICAPTQLGADRALDLSAVGEAGRTLAARLRPHTTVILESAAHPGVTEDYLRPILESGSGLRAGRDFHLAYSPSRLDPGNRTHGISNTPKVIGGLTPACTESAHAFYARLTEKVVRARGLREAETVQLLETNYRHVNIALMNEMAVLCHDLGVDLWDVIRCAETKPYGFQAFRPGPGVGGHGVPLDPNYLPHTTRTPGHPLRMIGLAQEINNRMPQYVIQRSATLLNEHGKSARGARVLLLGVTYKPDLADQEGSPAREIASRLLDLGALVSYHDPYIGGWRVRDQPVPRAESLYEAAANADLTILLQHHRTYDLQGLAVKAQLLLDTRGASPVGTAHRL
- a CDS encoding glycerol-3-phosphate dehydrogenase/oxidase; the protein is MGSGRGAGGGTTTLGPAQRAEALAAMAERELDVLVVGAGVVGAGTALDAVTRGLATGLVEARDWASGTSSRSSKLIHGGLRYLEMLDFALVREALKERGLLLGRLAPHLVKPVPFLYPLQHKGWERFYAGSGVALYDAMSLSSGHGRGLPTHRHLSRKRALRIAPALRKDALVGALQYYDAQMDDARYVATLVRTAAAYGAQCANRARVVGFLREGERVVGARVQDVEGGGEYEIRAKQIVNATGVWTDDTQALIGERGQFHVRASKGIHLVVPKDRIHSSTGLILRTEKSVLFVIPWGRHWIVGTTDTEWDLDKAHPAASSADIDYLLEHVNSVLAVPLTRDDVQGVYAGLRPLLAGESDATSKLSREHTVAHPVPGLVVVAGGKYTTYRVMAKDAVDEAVHGLDQRVAACVTEDVPLVGAEGYRALWNGRARIAARTGLHVVRVEHLLNRYGSLTEELLSLIAADSSLGEPLTGADDYLRAEVVYAASHEGARHLDDVLTRRTRISIETFDRGTRSARECAELMAPVLGWDKQQIEKEVEHYEKRVQAERESQRQPDDQTADAARLGAPDIVPL
- a CDS encoding serine/threonine-protein kinase, translated to MAAKPELRKPAVGAASEDAEPPAAKAEPRDAKPAAVSKADEVAAAVKAAAAKAGEGPHDEGRLLAGRYRLGDVLGKGGMGTVWRAEDETLGRTVAVKELRFGSGVDDDEKRRLITRTLREAKAIARIRSGGAVTVYDVVDEDGRPWIVMELIEGPSLAEFVRENGTLTPRRAAEVGLAVLDVLRAAHRQGILHRDVKPSNVLLADHGNGRVVLTDFGIAQVEGDPSVTSTGMLVGAPSYISPERARGQRPGPPADMWSLGGLLYAAVEGVPPYDKGSALATLTAVMTEPVDPPKNAGPLTEVIYGLLVKDPAHRLDDDRARAMLTAVIDAPEPPAPLAVAAAEETRQISLAEAQEAAEKAAAEKAAKAAEKAEKKERERRDREQRERTRAALKSARKAAAVAAATPAEPPSSRPAPVAAPLTDVVPRRTIALAIAGLVVALAVIGSLIAYIVSGDDKSGAKEEGKGGGKESSAASGPSPGSSPSPSPSPKTGEQAGTGGAGSPSPGQSPSTGGGTGSTTGQGQGATPGGPGGALPPGFSTVTDPGFHFSMAMPDGFKATGTVGQNSGVIYSRDGGFPRIQVDFNDSPRDDARAAWAELAPAVAGSSTNYKLLRLEVVDYRGYPTVADWEFERDQKGMRVRVLDRGFKMDAKHGYAIMISCAADQWDADECTKMRNTAFQTFQSLG
- a CDS encoding winged helix DNA-binding domain-containing protein; amino-acid sequence: MASRTPHPVLDTRSLNRATLARQLLLNRAEMSAADAVEHLLGLQAQNVKPPYFQLHARLAGFRPAELAGLMESREAVRIVTMRSTIHTHTAHDALTLRPLVQPARDREVTYFRKGLTGVDLDALAEHARAFVEAEPRTMAEIREELLTRWPDADPQSLSVAARCRLPLVQVTPRGVWGRSGQVRLTTLRKWVGDGDGRDEGAAASVDEAVLRYLGAFGPASVKDMQTWAGLTRLREAFERLRPRLAVFQDENGVELFDLPEAPRPDADVPAPPRFLPEFDNLLLSHADRARVIAPELKGRTWSGNQAHCTLLLDGFLAGLWKADGAALTVELFSPVSARQEEEIVAEGEALLAAMAEDAEPTAGARVRFGSIRG